A single genomic interval of Deltaproteobacteria bacterium harbors:
- the nfi gene encoding deoxyribonuclease V: MLSALHSWPASAKKAVALQRQLARQVVLQPLPRRPQLIAGADVGYRPDDSKVVAAVAVYRLPQLELQELLTVEDHVSFPYVPGLLSFREIPSLLKAFEHLQLQPDIVLCDGQGVAHPRRLGLASHLGLWLQVPTVGCAKSRLVGEHGRVGENRGQYRSLMHAGERLGVVLRTRRRVKPLYISPGHLADVDSSMRLVLRCCRRFRLPEPIRRAHLTVQREVHSRAAT; encoded by the coding sequence ATCCTGTCTGCGCTCCACTCGTGGCCTGCATCAGCGAAAAAGGCCGTAGCTCTGCAGCGGCAACTGGCGCGGCAAGTGGTACTCCAGCCATTGCCTAGGAGACCGCAGCTCATAGCCGGCGCTGATGTGGGTTACCGACCTGACGACAGCAAAGTCGTAGCGGCTGTGGCTGTCTACAGGCTGCCGCAACTCGAGCTTCAGGAGCTGCTGACAGTAGAAGATCACGTTTCATTTCCCTACGTTCCTGGACTTCTTTCTTTTCGAGAAATTCCTTCTCTGCTCAAGGCATTTGAGCACCTGCAGCTGCAGCCCGACATAGTACTCTGCGACGGCCAGGGCGTGGCCCATCCACGAAGGTTAGGACTTGCCAGTCATCTGGGATTGTGGCTTCAGGTTCCCACTGTGGGTTGTGCCAAGAGCAGACTTGTGGGTGAACATGGCAGGGTAGGGGAGAACCGCGGCCAGTACCGCTCCCTTATGCATGCAGGTGAGCGCCTGGGAGTGGTGCTGCGAACCAGGCGCAGGGTAAAGCCTCTTTACATCTCTCCCGGGCACCTCGCTGATGTGGACTCCAGCATGAGGTTAGTACTGCGCTGCTGTCGCAGATTTCGTCTGCCCGAGCCTATTCGCCGGGCTCACCTCACAGTACAAAGAGAAGTGCATTCTCGAGCCGCAACATAA
- the mpl gene encoding UDP-N-acetylmuramate:L-alanyl-gamma-D-glutamyl-meso-diaminopimelate ligase, translating into MKDSVPTSKFCKRIHMLGICGTGMGTLAAMLQEAGCQVQGSDQDIYPPMSTFLRARGIAINQGYALENLQPLPDLVIIGNVIRRDNPEAQAVLEQGLPYCSMPQAVSRFFLEGRLPVVVAGTHGKTTTTTFLAWLLTTAGMDPGCLVGGIMSNWQQSYRLGNGPYFVVEGDEYDTAFFDKGPKFLHYRPHVCILTSVEFDHADIFADLQAVKQAFSQLVSLIPPQGILVANADDPNVRELQKEAVCKVVTYGIREQADYMASKILCTQGRTNFLVSGPSDLQIQLGSSLPGRHNVSNVLAAIAVAHELEVAAAAMVEALSTFKGVRRRQEVRARVDGITIIDDFAHHPTAVNATVRALQQYYPGHRLWAIFEPRTNSSRRGVFQQAYAEAFDAAHMVLLKEPPGLESIPAAERLSVEKLAAAIGKRGVEAHHFADADAILHFISSRAEPGDVLLLMSTGSFDNLHQRIIEVLQCR; encoded by the coding sequence ATGAAAGACAGTGTACCGACGTCAAAATTCTGCAAACGGATCCACATGCTGGGCATCTGCGGCACTGGCATGGGCACCCTGGCAGCTATGCTCCAGGAGGCCGGCTGCCAGGTGCAAGGCTCGGATCAGGATATTTATCCTCCCATGAGCACTTTTCTGAGGGCCAGAGGAATTGCCATTAACCAGGGATATGCACTGGAAAATCTCCAACCTCTTCCCGATCTGGTGATTATCGGCAATGTAATCCGCCGTGATAATCCTGAAGCCCAGGCCGTTCTCGAGCAGGGTTTACCTTACTGCTCAATGCCACAAGCCGTCAGCCGCTTCTTTCTGGAAGGTCGCTTGCCGGTTGTGGTGGCTGGCACCCATGGCAAGACAACGACCACCACTTTTCTGGCCTGGCTCCTCACTACTGCCGGCATGGATCCGGGTTGCCTGGTGGGCGGCATTATGTCCAACTGGCAGCAGAGCTACCGCCTCGGCAACGGTCCTTATTTTGTGGTGGAGGGTGACGAATACGACACTGCCTTCTTCGACAAGGGTCCAAAATTTCTCCATTACCGCCCACACGTCTGCATCCTCACCAGTGTGGAGTTTGATCATGCTGACATCTTCGCTGACTTGCAGGCTGTAAAACAAGCGTTCTCGCAGCTCGTTTCCCTCATTCCGCCCCAGGGCATCCTGGTTGCCAATGCTGACGACCCGAATGTCCGAGAGTTGCAAAAAGAGGCTGTCTGTAAAGTAGTAACCTATGGCATTCGCGAGCAGGCCGACTATATGGCCAGCAAAATTCTTTGCACCCAGGGGCGCACCAATTTTCTAGTCAGCGGCCCCTCAGACTTGCAGATCCAGCTGGGTTCATCCCTCCCTGGCAGGCACAATGTGAGCAATGTTCTCGCCGCTATTGCTGTGGCCCACGAACTGGAGGTGGCAGCTGCCGCCATGGTTGAGGCACTCTCCACATTCAAGGGCGTCCGGCGCCGGCAGGAGGTGCGCGCTCGAGTTGACGGCATTACAATAATCGATGATTTTGCTCACCACCCTACAGCTGTTAATGCCACAGTCAGAGCACTGCAGCAGTACTATCCTGGACACCGCCTCTGGGCTATTTTTGAGCCGCGCACCAACTCTAGCAGGAGAGGCGTGTTTCAGCAGGCCTATGCTGAGGCCTTTGATGCAGCCCATATGGTGCTGTTGAAAGAGCCGCCCGGCCTGGAAAGCATCCCTGCTGCAGAAAGGCTCTCTGTGGAAAAACTGGCCGCAGCCATAGGCAAGCGAGGAGTGGAAGCCCATCATTTCGCCGATGCCGACGCCATACTGCATTTTATCTCCAGCAGGGCAGAACCGGGGGATGTGCTGCTGCTCATGTCCACCGGCTCCTTTGACAATTTGCATCAGAGAATAATTGAAGTGTTGCAGTGCCGCTGA
- a CDS encoding serine hydrolase: MTAASSIRQLLEEAVAEGVFPGAVLLVSRRGKTMLCHAVGSACVLPVQRPMSRHTLFDLASLTKPLATALAILTLATAEVLHLDSRLSELLPRHLVPADKSDITVRQLLCHCSGLPSWQPYYLTLQDLPMSARKTRLRELLLQEPLAHSPGSATVYSDLGYMLLDWLIELKTGLDLHRFTQQKLYSLLGCSTLAFLPVGSAAAHSGQDYAATEQCPWRGRVLVGEVHDENAYVVGGVCGHSGLFGTAQDIKWLLQALVDTIKSRGPFPLWSAELLATFLRPADLDPHSSWALGFDTPSSSGSSAGRYFSRRSIGHLGFTGTSMWLDMDREVAVILLSNRVHPTRKNDRIREFRPLLHDMVMEQYG, from the coding sequence ATGACTGCTGCATCAAGCATTCGCCAGCTCCTAGAGGAAGCCGTTGCCGAGGGAGTATTTCCCGGTGCTGTGCTGCTGGTAAGCCGCAGGGGCAAAACAATGCTGTGCCATGCTGTGGGCAGCGCCTGTGTACTGCCTGTGCAGCGGCCCATGAGCAGGCATACCCTTTTTGATCTGGCCTCACTAACCAAGCCTCTTGCCACGGCTCTTGCCATTCTCACCCTGGCAACGGCTGAGGTTCTGCATCTTGACAGCCGTTTGTCTGAGCTGTTGCCTCGCCATCTGGTGCCAGCAGACAAAAGCGACATTACTGTCAGGCAACTCCTCTGTCACTGCTCTGGCTTGCCCAGTTGGCAGCCTTACTATCTGACCCTGCAGGACCTGCCCATGTCCGCCCGCAAGACTCGCCTGCGGGAACTCCTCCTGCAGGAACCGCTGGCACACTCACCTGGAAGTGCAACGGTGTACAGCGACCTGGGATACATGCTCCTCGATTGGCTCATTGAGCTCAAGACTGGCCTGGACTTGCACAGATTCACCCAGCAGAAGCTCTATAGCCTGCTCGGCTGTTCGACTCTGGCATTTCTGCCAGTCGGTTCAGCTGCCGCCCATAGTGGCCAGGATTATGCAGCCACTGAACAGTGCCCCTGGCGGGGTCGAGTGCTTGTTGGGGAAGTGCATGACGAGAATGCCTACGTGGTTGGCGGGGTGTGCGGCCACTCCGGACTTTTTGGCACGGCTCAGGATATCAAATGGCTGCTCCAGGCCCTTGTGGACACCATCAAGTCGAGAGGGCCCTTTCCTTTGTGGTCGGCAGAGCTGTTGGCCACCTTCCTGCGGCCTGCTGACCTGGATCCACACAGCAGTTGGGCTCTGGGCTTCGACACTCCTTCATCTTCGGGTTCGAGTGCTGGGCGTTATTTTTCTCGCCGCAGCATAGGACATCTTGGCTTCACCGGCACATCCATGTGGCTGGACATGGACAGAGAAGTGGCGGTGATCCTGCTGAGCAACCGGGTCCATCCCACCAGAAAAAATGACAGGATAAGGGAGTTCAGACCGCTGCTCCACGATATGGTGATGGAGCAGTATGGTTGA
- a CDS encoding LD-carboxypeptidase, whose protein sequence is MKRNSCKPMLPPLRPRRLHPGDRVAVLTPASPSPADELEAGLERLDEFALQVNVAPLEVDPRFAYLAGSDDYRSSQLNEAFRDSDLKAIFSARGGYGSLRILPRLSYEMLRQTPKILVGFSDLTSLLLACYRHAGIICFHGPTVANLATIDGQSLQCLWKVLSSEEPLTLHFENCECLLPGRATGPVLGGNLTTISHLVGSRFLPSFNGAILLLEDRGESLYRVDRMLTQLVHCGLLAGIKGLLLGDFTDCAPPAQILELFDERLAGCSFPVLAGAPVGHGSRNFTLPLGIPATLDAAKATLSYLHTATEP, encoded by the coding sequence GTGAAAAGGAATAGCTGCAAGCCCATGCTGCCACCTTTGAGACCTCGCCGCTTGCACCCCGGAGATCGCGTTGCGGTATTGACGCCGGCGAGCCCCAGCCCTGCAGACGAACTGGAGGCCGGCCTCGAACGGCTGGACGAGTTTGCTTTACAGGTTAACGTTGCCCCCCTCGAGGTTGACCCCCGCTTTGCCTATCTGGCGGGCAGCGACGACTATCGCAGCAGTCAACTGAATGAAGCTTTCCGAGACTCAGACCTCAAGGCAATATTCTCTGCCAGAGGTGGCTACGGCTCTTTGCGGATCCTGCCGAGGCTGAGCTATGAGATGCTGCGACAGACACCCAAGATTCTCGTGGGGTTTAGCGATCTCACCTCATTGCTTCTCGCCTGTTACAGACATGCAGGGATAATTTGCTTTCATGGACCTACGGTTGCGAATCTGGCAACCATTGACGGTCAGAGCCTTCAATGCCTGTGGAAGGTGCTCAGCAGTGAAGAGCCCCTGACACTTCACTTTGAAAATTGTGAATGTCTTCTTCCTGGCAGAGCAACCGGCCCTGTCCTGGGAGGGAACCTCACCACCATCAGCCATCTTGTGGGCAGTAGATTCCTGCCTTCTTTCAACGGCGCAATTCTCTTGCTCGAGGACAGAGGCGAATCACTGTACCGCGTTGACAGGATGCTCACCCAGCTTGTGCATTGTGGTCTACTGGCTGGCATCAAGGGACTCTTACTGGGAGACTTTACAGACTGTGCCCCGCCAGCTCAGATTCTAGAGCTTTTCGACGAACGGTTGGCGGGCTGTTCCTTTCCTGTGCTTGCGGGAGCTCCCGTGGGGCACGGCTCCAGGAACTTCACTTTGCCCCTGGGCATCCCAGCCACCCTGGATGCTGCCAAGGCCACGCTCAGCTATCTCCATACAGCTACCGAACCATGA
- a CDS encoding type III pantothenate kinase, protein MLLALDIGNTNSVLGLYRENILVTHWRIRTEQDITADEYGILMRNLFAARDVRFEDVTHMVVSCVVPPMLNTIVEFAGKYFHLVPLIIEPGIRTGMPIFYDNPKEVGADRIVNAVAAYHKYKSALIIVDFGTATTFDYVSPKGEYLGGVISPGVLISCEALFQKASKLPRVEIFAKPKNIIAKDTISAMNVGIIYGYAGLVDGIVRRIKREMGTEPMVVATGGLAALIANESEEIQVVDDDLTLEGLRIIFERNRPEAKSSKR, encoded by the coding sequence ATGCTTCTCGCCCTGGATATAGGGAATACCAATTCCGTTCTCGGCCTCTACCGGGAGAACATCCTGGTCACTCACTGGCGCATTCGCACCGAACAGGACATTACTGCCGACGAGTACGGTATTCTCATGAGAAATCTCTTTGCTGCCAGAGATGTTCGCTTTGAAGATGTAACGCACATGGTAGTCTCCTGCGTAGTGCCGCCCATGCTCAACACTATTGTCGAATTTGCCGGCAAGTATTTCCATCTGGTGCCGCTCATCATCGAACCTGGAATTCGTACGGGAATGCCCATATTTTATGACAATCCCAAAGAAGTGGGGGCGGACCGTATTGTAAACGCAGTGGCAGCTTATCACAAGTACAAGAGCGCTCTTATCATCGTTGATTTTGGTACTGCCACTACCTTCGATTATGTTTCACCCAAAGGGGAATACCTGGGGGGGGTGATCAGCCCCGGGGTGCTCATATCCTGTGAAGCTCTTTTCCAGAAGGCATCCAAACTGCCGCGGGTAGAAATCTTTGCCAAACCAAAAAACATTATTGCCAAGGATACTATCAGTGCTATGAATGTGGGCATCATTTATGGCTACGCCGGTCTGGTGGACGGCATTGTCAGACGCATCAAGAGAGAAATGGGCACAGAACCAATGGTTGTGGCCACTGGCGGCCTGGCGGCTCTGATCGCCAACGAATCAGAAGAGATCCAGGTGGTGGATGACGACCTCACTCTCGAGGGTCTCAGGATCATATTTGAAAGAAACCGCCCAGAGGCAAAGTCGAGTAAACGATGA
- a CDS encoding phosphoglucosamine mutase: protein MGKIFGTDGVRGVANVYPMTSEIALQLGRGAAYVFKNTTRRPKIVIGKDTRLSGYMIENAIASGICSMGVDVLLVGPLPTPGIAFITSSMRADAGVVISASHNPFQDNGIKFFSRDGFKLPDEIEQRIEDLIFTNGIDHLRPTAEEVGKAFRIDDAVGRYVVFLKHALSRDLTLDGIKIAVDCANGAAYKVAPAVFEELGAELVLTGVNPDGHNINDGCGSLYPQVVAELVRESGANLGVAFDGDADRVICVDEKGRVVDGDQLMVICAGRMLRDQQLKQNTLVTTVMSNMGLEVAIRSLGGTVERTPVGDRYVAERMRQGGFNLGGEQSGHIIFLDHNTTGDGILSALKLLEVMLTEEKPLSELASVMERYPQHLVNVKVKEQKPLESLPEVTRTVKMVQEKLGETGRLLIRASGTEPVIRVMVEGKDQELVATLAEETAAVIEKAMA from the coding sequence ATGGGCAAAATATTTGGCACAGACGGTGTTAGAGGCGTAGCCAATGTATATCCTATGACCAGCGAGATCGCCTTACAGCTGGGGCGTGGAGCCGCTTACGTGTTCAAGAACACCACCCGGCGACCCAAGATCGTCATCGGCAAAGATACCCGTCTGTCAGGATATATGATCGAGAATGCCATTGCATCCGGCATCTGTTCAATGGGCGTTGATGTCTTGCTGGTCGGCCCCCTGCCCACTCCCGGCATTGCCTTCATTACCAGCAGCATGAGGGCAGACGCCGGGGTGGTCATCTCTGCCTCTCACAATCCTTTTCAGGACAATGGCATAAAATTCTTCTCTCGAGACGGCTTCAAATTGCCGGATGAAATCGAACAGCGCATTGAAGATTTGATCTTCACCAACGGCATCGACCATCTTCGTCCCACTGCTGAAGAAGTGGGCAAGGCTTTCCGGATCGATGATGCTGTTGGCCGTTACGTGGTCTTCTTGAAACATGCCCTCTCTCGAGATTTGACCCTGGATGGCATCAAGATAGCAGTGGACTGTGCCAATGGTGCCGCCTACAAGGTCGCCCCGGCAGTTTTCGAGGAACTGGGAGCCGAGCTTGTGCTCACAGGGGTCAATCCGGACGGCCACAATATTAATGATGGCTGCGGCAGCCTCTATCCCCAGGTGGTGGCAGAACTTGTTCGGGAGTCTGGGGCCAACCTCGGCGTTGCCTTCGATGGAGATGCCGACAGAGTCATCTGTGTGGATGAGAAAGGACGGGTGGTGGATGGCGACCAATTGATGGTCATCTGCGCTGGCCGCATGTTGCGAGACCAGCAGCTGAAGCAGAACACCCTCGTCACCACAGTTATGAGCAACATGGGTCTGGAGGTTGCCATCAGATCTCTGGGCGGCACTGTGGAGCGAACGCCTGTGGGAGATCGCTACGTGGCAGAAAGAATGCGTCAGGGGGGATTCAACCTGGGAGGTGAACAGTCAGGACACATCATTTTCCTGGACCACAACACCACCGGGGACGGCATACTGTCTGCTCTCAAACTTCTCGAGGTCATGCTGACAGAAGAGAAGCCTCTTTCGGAACTGGCATCTGTGATGGAACGCTATCCCCAGCATCTCGTCAACGTGAAAGTCAAAGAGCAGAAACCGCTGGAAAGTTTGCCAGAGGTAACCCGCACTGTAAAGATGGTGCAGGAAAAGCTGGGAGAAACCGGGCGGCTGCTTATTCGTGCTTCAGGCACCGAACCAGTGATCAGGGTAATGGTGGAGGGCAAGGATCAAGAACTGGTGGCAACACTGGCTGAAGAAACTGCTGCAGTCATAGAAAAAGCAATGGCCTAG
- the folP gene encoding dihydropteroate synthase: MGVINVTPDSFSDGGEFYQIEQAIRQGELLASQGADLLDVGGESTRPFSEPVPLQEELRRVIPVIAELAKRLTIPISVDTAKAEVARAALEVGATVINDITALRADPEMSKVAAAANVPVVLMHMQGTPRTMQKNPRYDALLAEIISFLQERVQYACAAGIDRKQLLIDPGIGFGKTVRHNLLLLKHLDALTVLQLPILLGTSRKSFIGAVLDKEVTEREPGSWATACVGILHGAHILRVHEVEICRQLADMVDTVLHAD, from the coding sequence ATGGGGGTCATCAATGTAACACCAGACTCATTTTCGGACGGCGGCGAATTCTATCAGATTGAGCAGGCCATCCGCCAGGGAGAATTGCTTGCCTCGCAGGGGGCAGATCTCCTGGATGTGGGCGGTGAATCCACCAGGCCTTTTTCTGAACCTGTTCCTCTGCAAGAAGAGCTGCGGCGCGTCATTCCAGTTATTGCTGAACTGGCAAAGCGGCTGACCATTCCCATCTCTGTAGATACGGCAAAGGCCGAAGTGGCTCGCGCCGCTCTGGAGGTGGGAGCAACTGTGATCAACGATATCACCGCTCTGCGGGCAGATCCAGAAATGAGCAAGGTGGCGGCTGCTGCCAATGTGCCGGTGGTCCTCATGCACATGCAGGGAACCCCGCGGACCATGCAGAAGAATCCCCGCTATGATGCCCTCCTTGCTGAAATCATAAGTTTTCTGCAAGAGAGAGTTCAATACGCCTGTGCTGCCGGCATTGATAGAAAGCAGCTGCTCATTGATCCGGGTATAGGCTTTGGCAAGACTGTGAGGCACAACCTGCTCCTGCTCAAGCATCTGGATGCTCTGACTGTTTTGCAGCTGCCGATTCTTCTCGGCACTTCGAGAAAATCTTTTATTGGTGCGGTGCTCGACAAGGAAGTAACTGAACGCGAACCAGGATCCTGGGCCACTGCCTGTGTGGGCATTCTGCACGGGGCTCATATCCTGCGGGTGCACGAGGTCGAGATATGCCGTCAACTGGCAGATATGGTGGACACTGTATTGCATGCTGACTAG
- the ftsH gene encoding ATP-dependent zinc metalloprotease FtsH — MSPFYKNLALWLIISLMFILLFNMFNHPTQNRQETSYSEFIAALSQGEVSEVTIQGNDIYGKYKDGAPFRTFAPNDPDLMRELRDKGVQISAKPKEDSPWYMTILISWFPMLLLIAVWIFFMRQMQAGGGKAMSFGKSRARLISDSARKVTFDDVAGIEEAKEELEEVIEFLRDPKKFTRLGGRIPKGVLLVGPPGTGKTLLARAIAGEAGVPFFNISGSDFVEMFVGVGASRVRDLFVQGKKNAPCIIFIDEIDAVGRHRGAGLGGGHDEREQTLNQLLVEMDGFESNDGVILISATNRPDVLDPALLRPGRFDRQVVVPLPDLKGREGILQVHSRKTPLASDVDLSVLARGTPGFSGADLENLVNEAALQAARKDKDRVEMIDFELAKDKVLMGTERKSMIMSEEEKRNTAYHEVGHALVSKFLPNTDPVHKVSIIPRGRALGVTMTLPLEDRLSYDETYMKNTLAKLMGGRVAEELVFSRKSSGASDDIEKATNIARKMVTVFGMSEVMGPIAFGQKDEQIFLGREIAQHRDYSEQTAIKIDEEVRRIIDEAYHTAKKILQEHEDLLHKISETLMERETLEGKDIDAIIDASKPNLKYTRTFTAQDMVDQERRQEEAAKPSSSSADGKEEEEDSLGSHSSDPSQGRVGETQA, encoded by the coding sequence TTGAGTCCCTTCTACAAGAATCTTGCCCTCTGGCTGATAATAAGCCTGATGTTTATCCTGCTGTTCAACATGTTCAACCACCCGACCCAGAACAGGCAGGAAACCAGCTACAGTGAATTCATTGCCGCCCTTTCCCAGGGAGAAGTCAGTGAAGTGACCATCCAGGGAAACGATATTTACGGCAAATACAAAGACGGCGCCCCGTTTCGCACTTTTGCCCCCAATGATCCTGACCTTATGCGGGAACTCCGCGACAAGGGAGTGCAGATCAGTGCCAAGCCCAAAGAAGACTCACCCTGGTACATGACCATTCTCATCAGCTGGTTCCCCATGCTGCTCCTCATTGCAGTGTGGATCTTTTTCATGCGCCAGATGCAGGCTGGCGGCGGCAAGGCCATGTCATTTGGCAAGAGCCGCGCTCGTCTCATTTCAGACTCAGCTCGTAAAGTTACCTTTGATGATGTGGCTGGCATAGAAGAGGCTAAAGAAGAACTTGAAGAGGTCATCGAGTTTCTGCGTGATCCCAAGAAATTCACCCGTCTCGGCGGCAGAATTCCCAAGGGAGTTCTGTTGGTGGGGCCTCCCGGAACCGGCAAGACTTTATTGGCCCGGGCAATTGCCGGGGAAGCAGGGGTTCCCTTCTTCAACATCAGTGGCTCCGATTTCGTCGAGATGTTTGTGGGTGTGGGCGCTTCTCGAGTCAGAGACCTGTTTGTCCAGGGCAAGAAGAATGCTCCCTGTATAATCTTTATTGACGAAATAGATGCCGTGGGACGCCACAGAGGCGCCGGCCTCGGCGGCGGCCATGACGAACGTGAACAGACTCTCAACCAGCTGCTGGTTGAGATGGACGGCTTCGAATCCAATGACGGCGTAATCCTCATCTCCGCCACCAATAGACCTGATGTGCTGGATCCTGCCCTCCTCCGGCCCGGCCGCTTCGATCGTCAAGTGGTTGTGCCGCTGCCGGACCTCAAAGGCAGGGAGGGTATACTGCAGGTGCACTCTCGCAAGACCCCACTGGCAAGTGATGTGGATCTGAGCGTTCTCGCCAGAGGCACCCCGGGCTTCTCCGGCGCCGATCTGGAGAACCTCGTCAATGAAGCTGCTCTGCAGGCAGCTCGCAAGGACAAAGATCGGGTCGAAATGATAGACTTCGAACTCGCTAAAGACAAGGTCCTCATGGGAACCGAACGCAAGAGCATGATCATGAGCGAGGAGGAGAAGCGAAATACCGCCTACCATGAGGTAGGTCACGCCCTGGTGTCAAAGTTTCTGCCGAACACCGATCCTGTGCACAAGGTGAGCATTATCCCCCGCGGACGTGCCCTGGGCGTTACCATGACCCTGCCTCTGGAAGATCGGCTCTCTTATGATGAGACGTATATGAAAAACACCCTGGCAAAGCTCATGGGGGGACGAGTGGCAGAGGAGCTGGTCTTCTCACGCAAGAGCAGTGGCGCCAGCGATGACATAGAAAAGGCCACCAACATCGCCAGAAAAATGGTGACTGTTTTCGGCATGAGTGAGGTCATGGGGCCCATCGCTTTTGGGCAGAAGGATGAACAGATCTTTCTGGGGCGCGAGATCGCCCAACATCGTGACTACAGTGAGCAAACAGCCATCAAAATTGATGAAGAGGTGCGGCGGATCATAGATGAAGCATACCACACTGCCAAGAAGATCCTGCAAGAACACGAAGATCTGCTCCACAAGATCTCCGAAACTCTTATGGAAAGGGAGACCCTTGAAGGCAAGGACATAGACGCCATCATCGATGCCAGCAAGCCAAATCTGAAATATACCCGAACCTTCACTGCCCAAGACATGGTTGATCAAGAGCGCAGACAGGAGGAGGCCGCCAAACCTTCTTCGTCATCTGCCGATGGCAAGGAGGAAGAGGAGGACTCCTTGGGTTCTCACAGCAGCGATCCTTCCCAGGGACGAGTGGGAGAGACTCAGGCTTGA
- the tilS gene encoding tRNA lysidine(34) synthetase TilS, with protein MLVQKVLQTITAYRMFHAGDRVVVAVSGGPDSVALFHILYTLRDQLEIDLVVGHVHHGLRGAEAEQEARFVLNLAERFKVPATLKRANVNDWQAVHGGSLEMAARAVRYQCLRQIMLEESASKIAVAHHADDQAEEVLLRLFRGAGPAGLAGMPPTSGQWLARPLIDCHRQEILAYLSLVDQEWCQDSSNLQPWCRRNILRLKWLPRLQREFNTNLNATLVKTANLAREENDFWDSLLNSWLEQHAVSEANGAVLLPINALAECHPAMQRRLLRTVLRQVAGKLQGIGLRHIEMLGQQIHAGRSRGSLHLPNQLMSERSYNWLRISLRSSEPPPELHLEIPSLGTYQVFQLHHTIHLQQVDRCESIEISRDPLEVMLDRDRLSFPLLLRSVQPGDRFRPLGMQGSKKLQDLFIDLKVPRYQRCRIPVLCSQEHIIWVVGLRIDERVKVTSATRRILLAKYAPAHPG; from the coding sequence ATGTTAGTGCAGAAGGTATTGCAGACGATCACGGCCTACCGCATGTTTCATGCCGGAGACCGGGTGGTGGTGGCAGTCTCAGGCGGCCCAGATTCGGTCGCCCTCTTTCATATCCTCTATACACTCAGAGATCAACTGGAAATCGATCTTGTCGTAGGCCACGTCCACCACGGCCTGCGCGGTGCTGAGGCAGAGCAAGAGGCGCGCTTCGTTCTGAATCTGGCTGAGCGCTTCAAGGTGCCGGCCACTCTGAAGAGAGCCAATGTCAATGATTGGCAGGCCGTTCATGGAGGATCCCTGGAAATGGCGGCACGAGCTGTCCGCTACCAGTGTCTCCGCCAGATCATGCTGGAGGAAAGCGCTTCCAAGATCGCTGTGGCCCACCATGCCGACGACCAGGCAGAAGAGGTGCTCCTGCGGCTGTTTCGCGGCGCAGGCCCGGCAGGTCTTGCCGGCATGCCGCCAACAAGCGGCCAGTGGCTTGCCAGGCCCCTGATTGATTGTCACCGCCAGGAAATCCTGGCCTACTTGAGCCTGGTGGATCAGGAATGGTGCCAGGACTCCAGCAACTTGCAGCCGTGGTGCAGAAGGAATATTCTCCGCCTCAAATGGCTGCCGAGGCTACAGCGAGAGTTCAACACCAACCTCAATGCCACCCTGGTAAAAACCGCCAATTTAGCCAGGGAAGAGAACGACTTCTGGGATTCTTTGCTCAATTCCTGGCTCGAACAGCATGCCGTCTCAGAGGCAAACGGCGCCGTGCTGCTGCCGATCAACGCCCTGGCTGAATGCCATCCGGCCATGCAGAGGCGCCTGCTGCGCACGGTACTGCGACAGGTTGCAGGGAAGCTCCAAGGCATAGGCCTGCGCCATATCGAAATGCTCGGCCAGCAGATTCATGCTGGCCGATCTCGAGGCTCCCTGCACCTGCCGAATCAACTTATGTCGGAAAGAAGCTACAACTGGTTGAGAATTTCTCTGCGCTCTTCTGAGCCGCCGCCGGAATTGCATTTGGAAATTCCCTCTCTCGGGACCTACCAGGTGTTTCAGTTGCACCACACTATTCATCTTCAACAGGTCGACCGCTGCGAATCCATTGAAATCAGCCGAGATCCCTTGGAGGTAATGCTAGATCGTGACCGCCTCTCCTTCCCCCTTTTGCTCAGATCGGTGCAGCCAGGCGATCGCTTTCGACCTCTCGGTATGCAAGGCAGCAAAAAATTGCAAGATCTCTTTATAGACCTGAAGGTGCCGCGCTACCAGCGATGCCGTATTCCCGTGCTCTGCAGCCAGGAACACATAATCTGGGTGGTGGGTCTGCGAATCGACGAGCGGGTAAAAGTCACCTCTGCCACCAGGCGCATTCTCCTGGCAAAGTATGCCCCTGCGCACCCCGGCTAG